A genomic region of Metopolophium dirhodum isolate CAU chromosome 1, ASM1992520v1, whole genome shotgun sequence contains the following coding sequences:
- the LOC132936044 gene encoding protein TRC8 homolog, with protein sequence MDIMSFYNLLRVPLIFIVDELFKSSFGLPELADIMFPVNSTLNQIEIGQSTQYYAAFIKIIVSCLIFFSSLCLLTLPVRYLIPVYLYVVSICVVLFSYWQNMETLGFLSGKYKNFKIETTNELITRDVDEYMLNLIQLYPRLYKLFHSIILQYCLSLIFDILQVFTTDYSIHKIFRYSFIIPTLIASIPNTSSILNTVIILSTLMQLFILLIILLLNIFHIINLIQSEYNDIQEILNDYGIFTLVEMEWYRLEIPSVLRMFWAIRVLIQFLYLSINTEIKNSTLFETVKYLSIKGCDTCTAVLGMTSILSYFCNNIGAFFQWVLMINELDDLNCGVLTAVLFSILAMQSGLTGLDPENRFIKLYQNVHLVCISLQDYIYNMVEKSLIYLNGSHNRSLNRHSRALLVCGGLIAMAVISLHLVLSYHSVSHWLLAVSVLNILSLLKVLVSLAVYSLLLIDSNSSTYSENIDDYVYYIKSFGSILEFCFCIFLSLNDIYNWIFVSGGVIRAIVICSQAYFKMCLVKKGWRIFIKRRTAMKKVESLPDATSVQLSEFDDICAICYQEMRSAKITNCNHYFHSECLRKWTYLRDECPLCHSICNNAEM encoded by the exons atgGATATCatgagtttttataatttgttgaggGTTCCTCTCATTTTTATTGTGGATGAACTCTTTAAAAGTAGTTTTGGGCTTCCAGAATTGGCCGATATAATGTTTCCTGTAAATAGTACACTAAATCAAATTGAAATTGGGCAGTCCACACAATATTATGCAGCcttcatcaaaataatagtaTCATGTCTAA tatttttttcatcattgtGTTTGTTGACTCTACCTGTCAGGTACTTAATTCCAGTGTACCTTTATGTGGTTTCTATTTGTGTTGTACTTTTTTCTTATTGGCAAAACATGGAAACACTAGGGTTTTTATCAGGAAAatacaaaaactttaaaatagaaACGACAAATGAACTCATAACACGGGATGTAGATGAATATATgcttaatttaatacaattatacccTCGATTATACAAGTTATTCCACAGTATAATACTACAGTATTGTCTATCtctaatatttgacattttacaAGTTTTTACTACAGATTATTCAATTCATAAA attTTCAGGTATAGCTTTATTATTCCTACTTTAATTGCATCAATTCCTAATACgagtagtattttaaatacagtaATCATCCTATCAACATTGATGCAATTGTTTATTTtgctgataatattattgctaaacatatttcatataataaatttaattcagagtgaatataatgatatacaagAGATCCTCAA TGATTATGGAATATTTACCCTGGTTGAAATGGAATGGTATCGTCTAGAAATTCCTAGTGTTCTTCGAATGTTTTGGGCAATACGAGTACTGATACAATTTCTATACTTGTCAATTaatacagaaataaaaaattcaacattGTTTGAAACTGTGAAGTATTTGTCAATTAAAGGATGTGACACATGTACAGCAGTTTTAGGAATGACAAGCATTTTATCCtacttttgtaataatataggagCATTTTTCCAATGG gtgcTCATGATTAATGAACTGGATGACTTAAATTGTGGAGTACTTACTGcagtattatttagtatactAGCTATGCAATCTGGACTTACAGGCTTGGATCCAGAAAACCgctttataaaactatatcaaAATGTTCATCTAGTTTGTATTAGCCTACAGGATTACATCTATAACATGGTTGAgaaatcattaatatatttgaatggtTCTCACAATCGTTCACttaatag GCATTCAAGAGCTCTTTTAGTTTGCGGAGGTCTTATAGCGATGGCAGTAATTTCTTTACACTTGGTGTTGTCTTACCATTCAGTTAGTCATTGGTTACTAGCAGTTtctgttttgaatattttatctctTTTAAAAGTATTGGTGTCGTTAGCTGTCTattcattattgttaattgattcCAATAGCTCAACATATTCGGAGAATATAGATGATTATGTGTACTATATCAAATCATTTGGAAGTATA ttggaATTCTGTTTTTGCATCTTCCTTTCTCtgaatgatatttataattggATTTTTGTATCTGGTGGTGTAATCCGCGCAATTGTGATCTGTTCCCAAGCATATTTCAAAATGTGTCTCGTCAAAAAAGGATGGAGAATATTCATTAAACGTCGTACGGCTATGAAAAAAGTTGAATCATTACCAGATGCAACTAGTGTTCAATTGTCTGAATTTGATGATATTTGTGCCATATGTTATCAAGAAATGAGATCAGCAAAAATAACTAATTGCAATCATTATTTCCACAGTGAATGTCTGCGTAAATGGACCTATTTAcgg GATGAATGCCCGCTGTGTCATAGTATTTGCAACAACGcagaaatgtaa